The bacterium region TCCCCGGCCGATGGGCCGTTGCCGCTGCCGCGCCCCTGACCTCCGGTCCCGGTGGATGTGACGTCTGCGACAACCTCTTCACCTTCCCCGGCGCCCAACGCCGAAGGGTCTATGATCACGTCCGACTCCTCGGCGACGAGAATCTGCCGTAGTCGGGGCCGGTCCTCGAGTGCCGCGAAGGGATCGTGGGGATCGACGACGGATTGTAGCCAGCCGAAAACGCCGCCCAACAGCATCGAAGCGGCGAAGAATCCGGCGAAGACCTTGTCCTCCGGCTCGAAAGCGAGACCGGATGTGATGGAGTCGGCCAGCCGGGGCTCACCGGCAATCTGCTGCACCGTCGGGGTGAAGTAGCCGAAGTGAATAGTTATGTCGGAGATGCGAATCTGACCTTTCTTGGACCGCGTCGCCCGGAAGGCGTAGCCGTTTTTGACCCGCGGCAATGAACCGCAGAGCCGCAGATCGCGAAGCGAAAGGGTCGAGTCACCCACGCTGATCTTTCCATCCATGTCCTCGGTTACAGTGAAGTCGTACTCCTCGCCCCGCTGGACGGCCAGCACGTGCCTACGCATGACCGTTGGATCATGCTGCAGCACTATGTCGCAGTCCGGTGCCTGGCCCACGGTGATGGTATCCCGTTCGGGAATCAGGCGTTTTATTATCCTGTCCCCCCGGGAGATCACCAGGCCCAGCACTGGTTTTTCGGATGTTTCTGGCATTTCATTCTCCTTGGCTTACCCTCACTCCTCCCACTTGCCGGTATCCTGGATCGAAGCGAGGGTGATGTTCATGTACCCGGCGCTCGCCGCCGTCGCCACTACTTTCTTGATCAGGCTGAAGTAGTGGTTCTTGTCCGCCAAAACCAGGATTTTCGGCGGCTCCGCCTCACGCCCTGCCGTACGCATGGTTTCCTGAAGCGCCTCGACGCGCGTCTCCATCCTGGCTTTCAGGGGCTTTATCACGATGTCCTTCGAGCTGATCGCCTCGTCGGTGGTTATGACCTCTTCCTCGAGGAAATAGATCGCGTCCGTACCGACGGCGACGCGGTCAACCACGCCGGGGATGCTTTTGGAATCTGACTTCGGCAGCGAAAGTTTGGCCGCCGTTGCCGAAATGTCCCCCTGGGTGGAGAAGGTCTTGAGGAGGAACACCAACACGATGGTCATCATGTCCATCATCGAGGTGATCGGCACACCCTTTTCCTCGACCTTCCTCCTCGCGTGATGCGGCTTGAATTTCAGGAACTTGCTCGGGGTCTGTACACCTGGCATATCTCACCTCCTTTCTTCTTAGGTCAGCGCGGAACCGCTCCACCGAAGATCACGCTGGGAAAAAGGGTCGCGACGTAGGCCTTCTGACCCTTCTCCACGCCGTACTTGGCGGCGTCCTCGTCGGTCTTGACCTCGATGACATTCACGTCGCCACGGACGATGTCCATGAGGTTGATGACCTCGCTGAAGGGGATGGAGTCCTGGATCGCGAGGTAGACCTCCTCGTGGTCCTGGTACTGGGGCATTTTTTTGACTTTCTCCATCAGCACTTCACGGAGCGTTGCGTAGTCGTAC contains the following coding sequences:
- a CDS encoding AgmX/PglI C-terminal domain-containing protein, producing the protein MPETSEKPVLGLVISRGDRIIKRLIPERDTITVGQAPDCDIVLQHDPTVMRRHVLAVQRGEEYDFTVTEDMDGKISVGDSTLSLRDLRLCGSLPRVKNGYAFRATRSKKGQIRISDITIHFGYFTPTVQQIAGEPRLADSITSGLAFEPEDKVFAGFFAASMLLGGVFGWLQSVVDPHDPFAALEDRPRLRQILVAEESDVIIDPSALGAGEGEEVVADVTSTGTGGQGRGSGNGPSAGDIVGAAGLTAGGGAADLLITAITSNVVGGAGGVMGLSGGEGTSSLFSVGGTVGTGGGGAGAGGTGEGGGFAGGGQGGTGGPTIGRTGVGGTEGGPTIIKARPVSPRATVTDKGVDVSNEAISEISSYIRQRGGQIKAIYEKYLKLNPNLQGRVVVKVTFSNGVVSSVSVTGNDTGNTQMESEIVGVVRGWAVGGVQGQVTLSVPFVLSPK
- a CDS encoding biopolymer transporter ExbD; this encodes MPGVQTPSKFLKFKPHHARRKVEEKGVPITSMMDMMTIVLVFLLKTFSTQGDISATAAKLSLPKSDSKSIPGVVDRVAVGTDAIYFLEEEVITTDEAISSKDIVIKPLKARMETRVEALQETMRTAGREAEPPKILVLADKNHYFSLIKKVVATAASAGYMNITLASIQDTGKWEE